A DNA window from Carassius gibelio isolate Cgi1373 ecotype wild population from Czech Republic chromosome A6, carGib1.2-hapl.c, whole genome shotgun sequence contains the following coding sequences:
- the im:7152348 gene encoding uncharacterized protein im:7152348 isoform X2, whose protein sequence is MVLFEDQECGVCYLRYSRIDRVPRTLHCNHTFCTPCLETMGLHSSGLRTIRCPLCRQVTCLDRGISLQEALFVNSQVWDNICDEQEEEEDERQQEKEEEGGNADMQVLSSSQAECPVRKQYRPKLRLPSFLKRMSFSRQPEERIVPTCNVEMMSWRRISSEEI, encoded by the exons ATGGTGCTGTTTGAGGATCAGGAATGTGGGGTCTGTTACCTGCGTTACTCCCGCATCGACCGCGTTCCCAGAACTCTCCACTGCAACCACACATTCTGCACCCCCTGTCTGGAGACAATGGGGCTGCATTCCAGCGGCCTGCGCACCATTCGCTGTCCCCTCTGTCGCCAGGTGACTTGTTTGGACCGTGGCATCAGCTTGCAGGAGGCTCTTTTTGTCAATAGCCAAGTGTGGGACAACATTTGTGATGagcaagaggaagaagaggatgagAGACAGCAGGAAAAAGAGGAAGAGGGGGGAAACGCTGATATGCAGGTGCTGTCCTCATCACAAGCTGAATG TCCAGTGCGAAAACAATACAGACCCAAACTCCGACTCCCGTCTTTCCTGAAGAGAATGAGTTTCTCCAGGCAACCTGAAGAGAGGATTGTTCCCACCTGCAATGT AGAAATGATGTCATGGAGAAGGATTTCATCAGAAGAGATTTAA
- the im:7152348 gene encoding uncharacterized protein im:7152348 isoform X1 has protein sequence MSTLNNFQKTERRHHHQIKHQFQCSAMVLFEDQECGVCYLRYSRIDRVPRTLHCNHTFCTPCLETMGLHSSGLRTIRCPLCRQVTCLDRGISLQEALFVNSQVWDNICDEQEEEEDERQQEKEEEGGNADMQVLSSSQAECPVRKQYRPKLRLPSFLKRMSFSRQPEERIVPTCNVEMMSWRRISSEEI, from the exons ATG AGTACACTAAACAATTTCCAGAAGACTGAACGCCGCCACCATCATCAGATCAAACATCAGTTCCAGTGTTCAGCCATGGTGCTGTTTGAGGATCAGGAATGTGGGGTCTGTTACCTGCGTTACTCCCGCATCGACCGCGTTCCCAGAACTCTCCACTGCAACCACACATTCTGCACCCCCTGTCTGGAGACAATGGGGCTGCATTCCAGCGGCCTGCGCACCATTCGCTGTCCCCTCTGTCGCCAGGTGACTTGTTTGGACCGTGGCATCAGCTTGCAGGAGGCTCTTTTTGTCAATAGCCAAGTGTGGGACAACATTTGTGATGagcaagaggaagaagaggatgagAGACAGCAGGAAAAAGAGGAAGAGGGGGGAAACGCTGATATGCAGGTGCTGTCCTCATCACAAGCTGAATG TCCAGTGCGAAAACAATACAGACCCAAACTCCGACTCCCGTCTTTCCTGAAGAGAATGAGTTTCTCCAGGCAACCTGAAGAGAGGATTGTTCCCACCTGCAATGT AGAAATGATGTCATGGAGAAGGATTTCATCAGAAGAGATTTAA